Proteins encoded together in one Bacteroides ovatus window:
- a CDS encoding bifunctional nuclease family protein produces the protein MDKKVELQVINITNSQAQVGAFAMLLGEVDGERQLPIIIGPAEAQATALYLKGVKTPRPLTHDLFITSLTILGASLIRVLIYKAKDGIFYSYIYLKKDEEIIRIDARTSDAVALAVRADCPILIYESILEQECLHMSSEERTRSEETDNDEVAEEEHDLPGATSRTLEEALEQAIKDENYELAAQIRDQINSRNKNQ, from the coding sequence ATGGACAAAAAGGTAGAATTACAAGTTATAAATATCACGAACAGCCAGGCGCAAGTAGGCGCGTTTGCTATGCTATTGGGCGAAGTGGACGGTGAAAGGCAACTGCCTATCATCATCGGTCCAGCGGAAGCCCAGGCTACCGCTTTATATCTGAAAGGAGTGAAAACTCCCCGTCCGTTGACACATGATTTATTTATAACAAGTCTTACTATACTGGGAGCCAGCCTGATACGTGTATTAATTTACAAAGCAAAGGATGGTATTTTCTACTCCTATATTTACCTCAAAAAAGACGAAGAAATTATACGTATCGACGCACGGACTTCAGACGCAGTTGCCCTGGCAGTGCGTGCCGACTGCCCGATTCTTATTTATGAATCTATTCTTGAACAGGAATGTCTTCACATGTCGTCAGAAGAAAGAACCCGTTCTGAAGAAACGGACAACGACGAAGTGGCTGAAGAAGAACATGATTTGCCCGGTGCTACTTCCAGAACGCTTGAAGAAGCACTGGAACAGGCTATTAAAGATGAGAATTACGAGTTAGCCGCGCAGATACGCGATCAAATCAATTCAAGAAATAAAAATCAGTAA
- a CDS encoding nucleoside permease, giving the protein MSIKVRLIIMNFLQFFVWGSWLISLGGYMGRELHFEGGQIGAIFATMGIASLVMPGIIGIIADKWFNAERLYGLCHIAGAGCLFYASTATGYDQMYWAMLLNLLVYMPTLSLANTVSYNALEQYKCDLIKDFPPIRVWGTIGFICAMWAVDLTGFKNSSAQLYVGGASALLLGLYSFTLPACRPAKSENKSWLSAFGLDALVLFKKKKMAIFFLFSMLLGAALQITNTYGDLFLGSFASIPEYADSFGVKHSVILLSISQMSETLFILAIPFFLRHFGIKQVMLISMFAWVFRFGLFGFGDPGSGLWMLILSMIVYGMAFDFFNISGSLFVEQEAKSSIRASAQGLFFMMTNGLGAIMGGYASGAVVDAFSVYADGRLVSREWMNIWLIFAAYALVIGILFALVFKYKHQQESKTN; this is encoded by the coding sequence ATGAGTATAAAAGTTCGTTTGATTATTATGAACTTCCTGCAATTCTTTGTATGGGGGTCATGGTTAATATCATTAGGTGGTTATATGGGAAGAGAACTTCATTTTGAAGGAGGACAAATCGGAGCCATTTTCGCCACCATGGGGATTGCCTCTTTGGTAATGCCGGGTATTATCGGTATTATTGCCGATAAATGGTTTAATGCAGAACGTTTATACGGACTTTGCCATATTGCAGGAGCAGGATGTCTCTTCTACGCTTCCACCGCAACGGGATACGACCAGATGTATTGGGCCATGTTACTCAACTTGTTGGTATATATGCCCACTTTATCCCTCGCCAACACGGTATCGTACAATGCACTGGAGCAATACAAATGTGACCTGATTAAAGACTTCCCTCCTATCCGCGTATGGGGAACAATCGGTTTTATTTGTGCCATGTGGGCTGTCGACCTTACCGGATTCAAGAATTCAAGTGCACAACTTTATGTAGGAGGTGCTTCCGCATTGCTACTCGGACTTTATTCATTTACGCTCCCGGCCTGTCGACCGGCTAAATCTGAAAACAAATCATGGCTCTCCGCTTTCGGACTGGATGCGCTGGTGTTATTCAAGAAAAAGAAAATGGCTATTTTCTTCCTTTTCTCCATGCTTCTAGGTGCAGCATTGCAGATTACGAATACTTACGGCGACCTTTTCCTAGGCAGTTTTGCCAGCATCCCTGAATATGCAGATTCTTTCGGAGTGAAACATTCAGTCATCCTGTTATCCATTTCACAGATGTCCGAAACATTGTTTATTCTTGCCATACCTTTCTTCCTGCGTCATTTCGGAATCAAACAAGTCATGCTAATCAGTATGTTCGCTTGGGTGTTCCGGTTCGGCCTGTTCGGTTTTGGAGATCCGGGATCAGGACTATGGATGCTGATCCTTTCCATGATTGTTTATGGTATGGCCTTTGATTTCTTCAACATTTCCGGTTCGTTGTTTGTTGAACAAGAAGCCAAATCTTCTATCCGTGCCAGTGCACAGGGCTTGTTCTTTATGATGACTAACGGATTGGGAGCCATCATGGGCGGATATGCCAGCGGTGCGGTAGTTGATGCATTCTCTGTATATGCCGACGGCAGACTGGTGAGTCGCGAATGGATGAACATTTGGCTGATCTTTGCCGCTTATGCGCTGGTAATCGGCATTCTGTTTGCCTTGGTATTCAAGTACAAACACCAGCAGGAGAGTAAAACAAATTAA
- a CDS encoding class I SAM-dependent rRNA methyltransferase, which translates to MHKVYLKPGKEDSLKRFHPWIFSGAIARFDGEPDEGEVVEVYTSKKEFIAEGHFQIGSIAVRVLSFRQEPIDHDFWKSKLEIAYDMRRSIGIATNPTNNTYRLVHGEGDNLPGLVIDVYAKTAVMQAHSAGMHVDRMTIAEALSEVMGDKIENIYYKSETTLPFKADLFPENGFLKGGSSDNIAQEYGLKFHVDWLKGQKTGFFVDQRENRSLLERYAKDRSVLNMFCYTGGFSFYAMRGGAKLVHSVDSSAKAIDLTNKNVELNFPGDSRHEAFAEDAFKYLDRMGDQYDLIILDPPAFAKHKDALRNALQGYRKLNAKAFEKIKPGGILFTFSCSQVVSKDNFRTAVFTAAAMSGRSVRILHQLTQPADHPVNIYHPEGEYLKGLVLYVE; encoded by the coding sequence ATGCATAAAGTATATCTCAAACCTGGTAAAGAAGATTCTCTTAAGAGATTCCACCCCTGGATTTTTTCCGGTGCTATCGCTCGTTTTGACGGAGAGCCCGATGAAGGTGAAGTTGTAGAAGTGTACACCTCAAAAAAAGAATTTATTGCCGAAGGACATTTCCAGATCGGAAGTATTGCTGTACGCGTACTGTCTTTCCGCCAGGAACCTATCGATCACGATTTTTGGAAAAGCAAACTGGAAATTGCATACGATATGCGTCGCAGTATCGGCATCGCCACTAATCCGACCAACAACACCTACCGTCTCGTTCACGGTGAAGGAGACAATCTCCCCGGACTGGTGATTGACGTTTATGCCAAAACCGCTGTTATGCAGGCACACTCTGCAGGAATGCACGTAGACCGCATGACAATTGCCGAAGCTTTATCCGAAGTAATGGGTGACAAAATCGAAAATATCTATTATAAATCAGAAACAACTCTTCCTTTTAAGGCAGACCTTTTCCCCGAAAACGGTTTTCTGAAAGGAGGAAGCAGTGACAATATCGCACAAGAATATGGCTTGAAGTTCCATGTGGACTGGCTGAAAGGTCAGAAGACCGGATTCTTTGTAGATCAGCGTGAAAACCGTTCTTTGCTGGAACGTTACGCCAAAGACCGTTCGGTACTGAATATGTTCTGCTACACCGGCGGATTCTCATTCTATGCCATGCGCGGAGGTGCGAAACTCGTGCACTCTGTCGACAGTTCAGCCAAAGCGATTGATCTGACTAACAAAAACGTGGAATTAAACTTCCCCGGTGATTCCCGCCACGAGGCGTTTGCCGAGGATGCTTTCAAATATCTCGACCGCATGGGCGACCAGTATGATTTAATCATCCTTGATCCGCCCGCATTCGCCAAACATAAAGATGCACTGCGGAATGCTTTGCAAGGTTACCGTAAACTGAATGCCAAAGCATTCGAGAAAATCAAACCGGGCGGCATCCTGTTTACTTTCTCTTGTTCGCAAGTGGTAAGCAAAGATAATTTCCGTACTGCTGTGTTTACCGCAGCAGCCATGTCAGGGCGTAGCGTACGCATTCTACACCAGCTGACTCAACCGGCCGACCATCCGGTAAACATCTATCATCCCGAAGGAGAATATCTGAAAGGATTGGTACTCTACGTAGAATAA
- a CDS encoding 3'-5' exonuclease produces the protein MIVRRTIDKDELKELPKTVFPGRIYVIQSEAETEKAVAYLQSRPVIGIDSETRPSFTKGQSHKVALLQISSEECCFLFRLNMTGLTQPLVDLLENPAVIKVGLSLKDDFMMLHKRAPFTQQSCIELQDYVRQFGIQDKSLQKIYAILFKEKISKSQRLSNWEADVLSDGQKQYAATDAWACLNIYNLLQELKQTGDWEVSPLTATVSPAEEVISNKISD, from the coding sequence ATGATTGTAAGAAGAACCATAGATAAAGATGAACTAAAAGAACTCCCGAAAACAGTCTTTCCGGGACGTATTTATGTTATCCAGTCGGAAGCTGAAACGGAAAAAGCTGTAGCTTACCTCCAATCCAGACCAGTGATAGGTATCGACAGCGAAACTCGCCCTTCCTTTACCAAAGGACAATCGCACAAAGTAGCACTTCTCCAGATTTCTTCCGAAGAATGCTGTTTCTTATTCCGGCTCAATATGACGGGATTGACTCAGCCATTGGTTGACTTGTTAGAAAATCCGGCTGTAATCAAAGTGGGACTTTCACTGAAAGACGACTTTATGATGCTGCACAAACGTGCACCTTTCACCCAACAAAGCTGTATCGAATTACAGGACTATGTGCGTCAATTCGGAATACAGGACAAAAGTCTGCAAAAGATTTACGCCATCTTATTCAAAGAAAAAATATCCAAATCACAACGCTTGTCCAACTGGGAAGCTGATGTATTAAGTGACGGACAGAAACAATACGCTGCTACCGATGCATGGGCATGCCTCAATATCTACAATCTGTTGCAAGAACTGAAACAGACGGGAGATTGGGAGGTTTCTCCGCTGACAGCTACTGTCTCTCCCGCGGAAGAAGTGATAAGTAATAAAATAAGTGATTAA
- a CDS encoding DUF5063 domain-containing protein, whose translation MEKESQTIFDKNVIEFVTVAAEFCAFLERAKRMKRSTFVDTSLKILPLLYLKASMLPKCETIGDEALETYVTEEIYEILRINLSGLMADKDDYLDVFVQDMVYSDQPIKKSISEDLADIYQDIKDFIFVFQLGLNETMNDSLAICQENFGTLWGQKLVNTLRALHDVKYNQEEEEEEVGNEEGFYEPSDDTDCCEEDGCHCHDDDCHCHEDGCHCHDDELK comes from the coding sequence ATGGAAAAAGAAAGCCAAACGATATTTGATAAAAACGTAATTGAGTTCGTAACGGTAGCTGCCGAATTTTGTGCATTTCTCGAACGTGCCAAACGCATGAAGCGTAGCACTTTCGTTGATACATCATTAAAAATACTTCCACTACTCTATCTCAAAGCATCTATGCTGCCCAAATGTGAGACTATCGGGGACGAAGCACTTGAAACGTATGTCACAGAAGAGATTTACGAAATTCTGCGTATCAACCTTTCCGGATTGATGGCTGACAAGGATGATTATCTGGACGTATTCGTGCAAGATATGGTGTATAGCGACCAACCTATCAAGAAGTCTATATCGGAAGACCTGGCCGACATTTATCAGGATATTAAAGATTTCATATTTGTCTTCCAACTGGGACTGAACGAAACAATGAATGATTCATTGGCCATCTGCCAGGAAAACTTCGGTACACTGTGGGGACAGAAACTGGTAAACACACTTCGCGCCCTTCATGACGTGAAATACAACCAGGAGGAAGAAGAAGAGGAAGTAGGTAATGAAGAAGGATTTTACGAACCAAGCGACGACACCGATTGTTGTGAAGAAGATGGCTGTCATTGCCACGATGATGATTGCCACTGTCACGAAGACGGTTGCCATTGCCACGATGATGAATTAAAATAA
- a CDS encoding DNA translocase FtsK, producing the protein MAKKKLDKEAERTPSSPSKIVAVFKNETIHFVIGLMLVIFSVYLLLAFSSFFFTGAADQSIIDSGSSADLAAVNNQVKNYAGSRGAQLASYLINDCFGVSSFFILVFLAVAGLKLMRVRVVRLWKWFIGCTLLLVWFSVFFGFAFMDHYQDSFIYLGGMHGYNVSRWLISQVGVPGVWMILLITAICFFIYISARTVIWLRKLFALSFLKREKKEEKENVPEGDPEFTTSQPQEVEFNLKRTYKQTPPPAPVMDIQAEEPEDDFPINKPEKEDTSVSDESEGVTMVFEPTVSNPVPIVQEDSLEEAEPGFEVEPAASEEEYQGPELEPYNPTKDLENYRFPTIDLMKHFENDDPTIDMDEQNANKDRIINTLRSFGIEISTIKATVGPTVTLYEITPEQGVRISKIRGLEDDIALSLSADGIRIIAPIPGKGTIGIEVPNKNPKIVSGQSVIGSKKFQESKYDLPIVLGKTITNEVFMFDLCKMPHVLVAGATGQGKSVGLNAIITSLLYKKHPAELKFVLVDPKKVEFSIYSVIENHFLAKLPDGGEPIITDVTKVVQTLNSVCVEMDTRYDLLKMAHVRNIKEYNEKFINRRLNPEKGHKFMPYIVVVIDEFGDLIMTAGKEVELPIARIAQLARAVGIHMIIATQRPTTNIITGTIKANFPARIAFRVSAMMDSRTILDRPGANRLIGKGDMLFLQGADPVRVQCAFIDTPEVEEITKFIARQQSYPTPFFLPEFVSEDGGSEVGDIDMGRLDPLFEDAARLVVIHQQGSTSLIQRKFAIGYNRAGRIMDQLEKAGIVGPTQGSKARDVLCMDDNDLEMRLNNLQ; encoded by the coding sequence ATGGCAAAGAAGAAATTAGATAAGGAGGCGGAACGTACTCCCTCTTCCCCCAGTAAAATTGTGGCTGTATTTAAGAATGAAACCATTCATTTTGTAATCGGATTGATGCTGGTCATCTTTTCCGTTTACCTGTTGTTGGCTTTTTCTTCCTTCTTCTTCACGGGGGCTGCCGATCAAAGTATTATTGATAGTGGTAGTTCGGCAGATTTGGCAGCTGTTAATAATCAAGTGAAGAATTATGCAGGTTCACGCGGAGCGCAGTTGGCCAGTTATCTGATTAATGACTGTTTCGGCGTTTCCTCTTTCTTCATACTTGTTTTCCTGGCAGTGGCAGGATTGAAGTTAATGCGTGTACGTGTTGTACGTCTGTGGAAGTGGTTTATCGGCTGCACACTCTTGCTGGTCTGGTTCTCCGTATTCTTCGGATTTGCCTTTATGGATCATTATCAGGATTCCTTCATTTATTTGGGAGGTATGCACGGATATAATGTCAGTCGTTGGCTGATTTCGCAAGTTGGAGTACCCGGTGTGTGGATGATCCTGTTGATAACGGCTATCTGTTTCTTCATATATATAAGTGCACGTACCGTCATCTGGTTGCGTAAACTCTTCGCATTGAGTTTCTTGAAACGCGAAAAGAAAGAAGAAAAGGAGAATGTTCCGGAAGGAGATCCGGAATTTACGACTTCCCAACCGCAAGAAGTGGAGTTCAATTTGAAACGGACGTATAAACAGACACCTCCTCCGGCACCAGTGATGGATATTCAGGCTGAAGAACCTGAAGACGACTTTCCTATTAATAAACCGGAAAAGGAAGATACTTCCGTATCTGACGAAAGTGAAGGAGTGACTATGGTATTTGAACCGACTGTTTCCAATCCTGTTCCTATTGTGCAGGAAGACTCTTTGGAAGAGGCGGAACCCGGATTTGAGGTGGAACCGGCAGCTTCGGAAGAAGAATACCAAGGACCTGAACTCGAACCGTATAATCCTACTAAGGACTTGGAAAACTACCGTTTCCCGACTATCGATTTGATGAAGCATTTTGAAAATGATGATCCGACGATTGACATGGACGAGCAGAATGCAAATAAAGACCGCATCATCAATACATTGCGCAGCTTCGGAATCGAAATCAGTACGATTAAAGCAACCGTGGGACCTACGGTAACTCTATATGAAATTACTCCGGAACAGGGAGTACGTATTTCTAAAATCCGTGGTTTGGAAGATGATATCGCATTGAGCCTTTCCGCTGATGGTATCCGTATTATTGCTCCGATACCGGGTAAAGGAACTATCGGTATTGAAGTACCGAACAAGAATCCGAAGATTGTTTCCGGACAGAGTGTGATCGGAAGTAAGAAATTTCAGGAATCCAAATATGACTTGCCTATTGTATTGGGTAAGACGATCACGAACGAAGTCTTTATGTTCGACCTTTGCAAGATGCCGCACGTATTGGTGGCAGGTGCAACCGGTCAGGGTAAATCAGTCGGTTTGAATGCCATTATCACTTCCTTATTATATAAGAAGCATCCGGCAGAATTGAAGTTTGTGCTGGTCGATCCGAAGAAAGTGGAATTCAGTATCTATTCGGTGATTGAAAATCACTTCCTTGCCAAACTTCCTGATGGAGGCGAACCGATTATTACGGACGTAACGAAAGTAGTGCAAACCCTGAACTCTGTTTGTGTGGAGATGGATACCCGTTATGATCTTTTGAAGATGGCACATGTGCGTAATATCAAAGAATATAACGAGAAATTTATCAACCGCCGCCTGAATCCAGAAAAGGGACATAAGTTTATGCCGTATATCGTAGTGGTGATTGACGAGTTCGGAGATTTGATTATGACCGCCGGTAAGGAAGTGGAACTTCCGATTGCCCGTATTGCACAGTTGGCGCGTGCTGTCGGCATCCACATGATTATCGCTACACAGCGTCCGACTACTAATATTATTACAGGTACGATCAAAGCCAACTTCCCTGCACGTATCGCATTCCGTGTATCTGCCATGATGGACTCCCGTACCATTCTCGACCGTCCGGGTGCTAACCGTTTGATTGGTAAGGGTGATATGCTCTTCTTGCAGGGAGCCGATCCGGTGCGTGTGCAGTGTGCCTTTATCGATACGCCGGAAGTGGAAGAAATTACGAAGTTTATTGCCCGTCAGCAAAGTTATCCTACTCCGTTCTTCCTGCCAGAGTTCGTGAGCGAAGATGGTGGTAGTGAAGTAGGAGATATTGATATGGGACGGCTTGATCCGTTGTTCGAAGATGCAGCCCGACTGGTAGTGATCCATCAGCAAGGTTCCACTTCGTTAATTCAGCGTAAATTCGCTATCGGTTACAACCGTGCCGGACGTATTATGGACCAACTCGAAAAAGCGGGAATCGTAGGTCCTACCCAGGGAAGCAAGGCGCGCGATGTCTTGTGCATGGATGATAACGATCTTGAAATGCGATTGAACAATTTACAGTAA
- a CDS encoding LolA-like putative outer membrane lipoprotein chaperone, whose protein sequence is MRKYIFSVLIALLSLPVIAQQQSQAKVILDKTAEVFRKAGGVKADFTVKAVTNGLVEGAENGTIQLKGEKFVLKTSDIITWFDGKTQWSYVTKNDEVNVSNPTQEELQQINPYTFLYMYQKGFSYKLGATKTYRGKAVWEVVLTARDKKQELEHITLFVTKDTYEPLCILLQQRGQQTRNEITITSYQTKQNYADQVFTFDKKQYPNAEVIDLR, encoded by the coding sequence ATGAGAAAGTACATTTTTAGTGTTTTAATAGCTTTACTGTCTTTGCCTGTGATTGCCCAACAACAGTCGCAGGCTAAAGTCATTCTTGACAAGACGGCAGAGGTGTTTCGTAAAGCAGGTGGTGTAAAGGCTGATTTTACTGTAAAGGCTGTGACGAACGGTCTGGTAGAAGGTGCAGAAAATGGAACGATTCAGTTGAAAGGAGAGAAATTCGTACTGAAAACGTCGGATATCATCACTTGGTTTGATGGAAAAACGCAGTGGAGTTATGTGACAAAGAATGATGAAGTGAACGTCAGCAATCCGACACAGGAAGAGTTGCAGCAGATTAATCCGTATACGTTTCTATATATGTATCAGAAAGGATTCTCTTATAAGTTAGGAGCAACTAAGACGTATCGTGGAAAAGCCGTTTGGGAAGTCGTTTTGACTGCCAGGGATAAGAAACAGGAGTTGGAACATATCACTCTTTTTGTGACAAAGGATACTTATGAACCTTTGTGTATTTTGCTTCAACAGCGTGGTCAGCAGACGCGTAATGAGATAACCATTACAAGTTATCAGACTAAGCAGAATTATGCGGATCAGGTTTTTACGTTTGATAAGAAACAATACCCCAATGCGGAGGTAATAGATTTGAGATAA
- the trxB gene encoding thioredoxin-disulfide reductase, translated as MAEIEKVKCLIIGSGPAGYTAAIYAGRANLCPVLYEGLQPGGQLTTTTDVENFPGYPEGISGPQLMEDLRAQASRFGTDVRFGIATAADLSKAPYKITIDGDKVIETESLIIATGATAKYLGLEDEKKYAGMGVSACATCDGFFYRKKVVAVVGGGDTACEEAVYLAGLASKVYLIVRKPFLRASKIMQERVMNHEKIEVLFEHNAVGLFGDNGVEGVNLVKRWGEPDEERYSLPIDGFFLAIGHQPNTEIFKEYVDTDEVGYIITEGDSPRTKVPGVFAAGDVADPHYRQAITAAGSGCKAALEAERYLSAKGLI; from the coding sequence ATGGCAGAAATAGAAAAAGTGAAATGCCTGATTATAGGTTCAGGACCTGCCGGATATACGGCAGCGATTTATGCAGGACGTGCAAATTTATGTCCGGTGCTTTATGAAGGATTGCAACCGGGTGGCCAGTTGACTACTACCACGGATGTGGAGAATTTCCCCGGTTATCCGGAAGGAATCAGTGGTCCGCAGTTGATGGAAGATTTGCGTGCACAGGCGAGCCGTTTCGGAACAGATGTTCGTTTCGGTATTGCTACGGCGGCCGATTTGAGCAAAGCCCCTTATAAAATAACAATCGACGGTGATAAGGTTATTGAAACAGAATCATTGATTATTGCTACCGGAGCTACTGCTAAATATCTGGGACTGGAAGATGAAAAAAAATATGCCGGAATGGGTGTAAGCGCTTGTGCCACTTGTGACGGATTTTTCTATCGTAAGAAAGTAGTTGCCGTAGTCGGTGGCGGTGATACGGCTTGTGAAGAAGCTGTTTATCTTGCCGGACTTGCATCCAAAGTATATCTGATTGTCCGTAAACCTTTCCTGCGCGCATCGAAGATTATGCAGGAACGAGTAATGAACCACGAGAAAATAGAAGTTCTTTTTGAACACAACGCAGTTGGTTTGTTTGGCGACAATGGGGTAGAAGGTGTAAACCTGGTGAAACGTTGGGGCGAACCGGATGAAGAACGTTACAGCTTGCCTATCGACGGTTTCTTCCTGGCTATCGGACATCAACCGAATACTGAAATCTTTAAAGAATACGTTGATACGGACGAAGTGGGCTATATCATCACGGAAGGTGATAGTCCCCGTACAAAAGTTCCCGGAGTTTTTGCGGCAGGAGATGTTGCCGATCCGCATTATCGTCAGGCTATTACGGCTGCGGGAAGTGGTTGTAAAGCTGCTTTGGAAGCAGAACGTTATCTTTCTGCCAAAGGACTCATTTAA